One window of the Asticcacaulis sp. SL142 genome contains the following:
- a CDS encoding rhomboid family intramembrane serine protease, whose translation MPDTSRRHHEPAFNAPWPALLLCVFILGLYGLQSMVSDEQLLFINFGLSPILLAQGHWSSLITSLFLHGNWLHAGINAVMALAFAAPVARAFGLGFRGFLSFLAFYLVCGMAAGLGYCLIHMNQDVILVGASGAVSGLMGAAMRLRIEGLLLPILSKPVIGASVVWIGINLFAGFFTFMPGVEAGSIAWEAHVFGYIFGLLLIGAWLGAFHRDRLRTLQ comes from the coding sequence TTGCCCGATACATCCCGCCGTCATCATGAACCTGCTTTTAATGCGCCCTGGCCTGCGCTTTTGCTGTGCGTCTTTATTTTGGGGCTGTATGGCCTGCAGTCGATGGTGAGTGATGAGCAACTTCTGTTCATCAATTTCGGTCTTTCGCCTATATTACTGGCGCAGGGGCACTGGTCATCCCTGATTACGTCGCTGTTTTTGCACGGCAACTGGTTACATGCCGGGATTAATGCGGTTATGGCGCTGGCGTTTGCTGCACCCGTCGCGCGCGCATTTGGTCTGGGCTTTCGCGGCTTTTTGTCGTTCCTCGCCTTTTATCTGGTGTGCGGTATGGCGGCAGGCTTGGGCTACTGCCTGATACATATGAATCAAGATGTCATATTGGTTGGCGCATCCGGCGCAGTCTCCGGCCTTATGGGGGCGGCCATGCGGCTGCGGATCGAAGGGCTGTTGCTGCCCATCCTGAGCAAGCCCGTTATTGGTGCCAGTGTTGTCTGGATCGGCATCAACCTGTTTGCAGGCTTTTTCACCTTCATGCCGGGCGTTGAGGCTGGTTCAATTGCCTGGGAAGCCCATGTGTTTGGCTATATATTCGGTCTGCTCCTGATTGGCGCGTGGCTTGGGGCGTTTCACCGTGACCGCCTCAGAACCCTGCAGTAG
- a CDS encoding VOC family protein: MTKIHHAIDYIEWAATDLVPVKAFYAKAFGWSFIDYGPTYAALDGAGLDGGFQAESSEAPAKPLVILYSENLEQSREDVLAAGGILTLDIFDFPGGRRFQFTDPSGNELGIWSDR, encoded by the coding sequence ATGACCAAAATTCACCACGCCATTGACTACATCGAATGGGCCGCCACCGATTTGGTCCCCGTCAAAGCCTTTTACGCCAAGGCATTTGGCTGGTCATTCATTGACTATGGCCCAACCTATGCGGCGCTGGATGGTGCCGGTCTTGATGGTGGATTTCAGGCGGAATCATCCGAAGCTCCGGCCAAACCTCTGGTCATACTCTACAGCGAAAACCTTGAACAAAGCCGCGAAGATGTGCTGGCCGCAGGCGGCATCCTCACCCTCGACATTTTCGACTTCCCCGGCGGCCGCCGCTTTCAATTTACCGACCCGTCCGGTAATGAGTTAGGTATCTGGTCGGATAGATAA
- the hfaB gene encoding holdfast anchoring protein HfaB encodes MKRNLTRTAALIAAAATLSGCVSPVAGPSGIYAKPIGNAPVIANPTAYSDALICLSSYARAHRLASPRMAVGRISDYTGKVEYEGGRKITQGASLMAMTALAKAGARQVERFDTSVSELELKYANNKLITDAPMSDPTVAGEYRKIMAGQIAGSDFHIVGGITELNYNIRSSGLDAYVGDADARDTKGIVNARLYVMNVALDLRLVDTRTLEVVDVISYQKQIIGREIKAGVFDFFNGNIFDISAGEGGLEPMQLAVRALIERATLEFMTNLYGAAGPEVCLSPKDDFLNYNATTGATGGFVPAYNNLETNNAGTREDPQRWRKTGRVADDAARQTEDKPKDKPHATKPDHDHDQRDGDKCCRVVSRY; translated from the coding sequence ATGAAACGTAACCTGACGCGCACCGCGGCGCTCATTGCTGCCGCGGCGACCCTATCCGGCTGCGTATCGCCTGTGGCGGGCCCCAGCGGCATCTATGCCAAGCCCATCGGCAATGCGCCGGTGATCGCCAACCCGACTGCCTATTCGGACGCCCTGATCTGCCTGTCATCCTATGCTCGCGCCCATCGCCTGGCGTCACCGCGCATGGCGGTTGGTCGGATCTCGGACTATACGGGCAAGGTCGAATACGAAGGTGGTCGCAAGATCACCCAGGGCGCTTCGCTTATGGCCATGACCGCGCTGGCCAAGGCCGGGGCTCGTCAGGTTGAGCGTTTCGATACCTCAGTTTCCGAGCTTGAGCTGAAATATGCCAACAATAAACTGATCACCGACGCCCCGATGTCGGACCCTACGGTGGCCGGTGAGTACCGTAAGATCATGGCCGGTCAGATCGCCGGTTCCGACTTTCACATTGTCGGCGGCATTACTGAACTGAACTACAACATCCGCTCCAGCGGTCTTGATGCTTATGTCGGCGACGCTGATGCCCGCGACACCAAGGGCATCGTCAATGCCCGTCTGTATGTGATGAATGTTGCCCTTGACCTGCGTCTGGTCGATACCCGCACGCTCGAAGTCGTCGATGTCATTTCCTACCAGAAGCAAATCATCGGCCGTGAGATCAAGGCCGGGGTGTTTGACTTCTTTAACGGCAATATCTTTGACATTTCCGCGGGCGAAGGTGGCTTAGAGCCGATGCAACTGGCCGTACGTGCCCTGATTGAACGCGCCACGCTGGAGTTCATGACCAATCTTTATGGTGCCGCTGGTCCCGAAGTGTGCCTGAGCCCCAAAGACGATTTCCTCAACTATAACGCCACGACGGGCGCGACGGGCGGCTTTGTTCCCGCCTATAATAATCTGGAGACCAACAATGCCGGCACTCGCGAAGATCCTCAGCGCTGGCGCAAAACCGGTCGCGTTGCCGACGATGCCGCCCGCCAGACCGAAGACAAACCAAAGGATAAGCCCCATGCGACCAAGCCTGATCACGATCATGACCAGCGTGATGGCGATAAGTGCTGCCGCGTGGTCTCCCGCTACTAG
- the hfaA gene encoding holdfast anchoring protein HfaA gives MKHIIFSGLGLAAAAMYGSVQAQSMSSTSSAYETGYGRTRGAEERAINPSTRDANGNRVIVDGVIVTGADNSVYAYGRASGAADAYSGAGAIGGATAIGNNLSVVVNGNYNTVMIDSTQINNGNVTANAGTNTATADADITGTLSNGF, from the coding sequence ATGAAACATATCATATTTTCAGGTCTCGGATTGGCGGCGGCGGCAATGTACGGCTCCGTTCAGGCCCAGAGCATGTCCTCCACCTCCTCGGCCTATGAAACCGGCTACGGTCGTACCCGTGGCGCCGAAGAACGCGCCATCAACCCATCCACCCGCGACGCCAACGGCAACCGCGTCATCGTCGACGGCGTCATAGTCACCGGCGCCGATAACTCAGTCTATGCCTATGGCCGCGCCTCCGGAGCCGCCGATGCCTATTCCGGCGCAGGCGCCATCGGGGGCGCTACCGCCATCGGCAATAACCTCTCGGTCGTGGTCAATGGCAACTACAACACCGTCATGATCGATTCGACCCAAATCAATAACGGCAATGTCACCGCCAATGCCGGCACCAACACGGCCACGGCCGATGCTGATATCACAGGAACACTTTCGAATGGCTTCTAA
- the ubiA gene encoding 4-hydroxybenzoate octaprenyltransferase — protein MTTRDPVTLPDAAPQNWVDRHAPESVRPWLRLGRFDRPVGIWLLFLPGAMGLAYASAVTGTAFPLYFLILFAIGSGLMRAAGCAFNDLVDRDIDALVERTRNRPIASGQITPKQAMVFIIICCLISLIILLQLGTLAIILGVGSLALVAAYPFMKRITWWPQAWLGLTFNWGCLMAYAAVAGEITLPALMFYAGLVFWTIGYDTIYALQDIEDDVMAGVKSSARALGAKARPGITIIYGLCLILTIISAALAPMSWPFYAAQALVAAHLAWQVYTLRPQDGAQALKLFKANRDAGLLWVAGLIFSGFVR, from the coding sequence ATGACGACCCGCGATCCCGTAACCCTGCCCGATGCCGCCCCGCAAAACTGGGTTGACCGCCATGCGCCGGAAAGTGTGCGCCCGTGGCTGAGGTTGGGCCGGTTTGACCGCCCGGTCGGTATCTGGCTGTTGTTCCTGCCCGGAGCTATGGGGCTTGCCTATGCCAGCGCGGTCACGGGCACAGCCTTTCCCCTATATTTCCTGATACTGTTTGCCATAGGCTCCGGCCTGATGCGGGCCGCGGGCTGCGCCTTTAACGACCTGGTTGACCGCGACATCGACGCACTTGTTGAGCGCACCCGTAACCGCCCGATCGCGTCAGGCCAGATCACGCCCAAACAGGCGATGGTGTTCATTATCATCTGCTGCCTGATCAGCCTGATTATCCTGCTGCAACTGGGCACTCTTGCCATCATTCTGGGGGTCGGGTCGCTGGCGCTGGTCGCGGCCTATCCATTCATGAAGCGCATCACCTGGTGGCCGCAGGCGTGGCTGGGCCTGACCTTTAACTGGGGTTGCCTGATGGCCTATGCCGCCGTGGCCGGTGAGATCACCCTGCCGGCGCTCATGTTCTACGCCGGGCTGGTGTTCTGGACCATTGGTTATGACACCATCTATGCCTTGCAGGACATCGAAGACGACGTCATGGCCGGGGTGAAATCCTCCGCCCGCGCATTGGGCGCAAAGGCCCGACCCGGCATCACCATCATCTACGGTCTATGCCTGATCCTCACCATTATCTCTGCTGCCCTTGCCCCGATGTCCTGGCCGTTTTATGCGGCCCAAGCGCTGGTGGCGGCCCATCTGGCGTGGCAAGTTTACACCTTACGCCCGCAAGATGGCGCGCAGGCGCTAAAACTGTTTAAAGCGAATCGCGATGCCGGTTTACTATGGGTCGCAGGCCTTATTTTCAGCGGCTTTGTTCGCTAA
- the hfaD gene encoding holdfast anchor protein HfaD: MRVCVRIENNQANNRLVNASRYAEHYINDGLSSLRTYATGNRMDGGNSQVNAALDSVQTNSGNIDAESLLVSQATPGETGKSVGTGAYMVTQSIANSGSFVAEQGDLTANISQTSTANHVQADSEIVAPNGAIYKSGEVQTTAMANHQEFGATQAQIISNVTQTSDTDVQATTTSSVQYSPSPNLYASNAYNNYFFAVSNDRGSQNHTVTQTTSAQSITEARTDASGSNMWEMAGTSDAAGNTVNVGNTGGYMIVNSTQTNNNKTVLADTKVEAIEQYGTATAKATSTGNLMIAGNNDKYVSIDNNQLNSGGVQASAEFIGRDGYDAYLETDATGNSAMGYACGACEPDMSVNNNQVNNGAVTATNTSTITGTGRSVVSVARATGNTATYYTSGNP, translated from the coding sequence ATGCGCGTGTGTGTGCGGATTGAAAATAATCAGGCAAACAACCGCTTGGTAAACGCTTCAAGGTACGCAGAGCATTATATAAATGACGGCTTGTCTAGTCTGCGTACCTACGCGACTGGTAATCGCATGGACGGCGGCAACTCACAGGTGAACGCGGCTCTTGATTCAGTTCAGACCAATAGTGGCAATATCGATGCGGAATCACTTTTGGTTAGTCAGGCAACGCCGGGCGAAACGGGAAAATCTGTCGGCACTGGTGCCTATATGGTTACTCAATCTATCGCCAATTCGGGCAGTTTTGTAGCTGAACAAGGTGATTTGACGGCTAATATCAGTCAAACCTCCACGGCCAATCATGTTCAGGCCGATAGCGAAATCGTAGCGCCTAACGGAGCCATCTATAAAAGTGGAGAAGTTCAAACCACAGCGATGGCCAACCATCAGGAATTTGGGGCTACACAAGCGCAGATCATATCGAATGTGACCCAAACTTCGGACACAGACGTGCAGGCCACAACTACCAGTTCGGTTCAATACTCCCCCTCGCCCAACCTTTATGCGTCGAACGCCTACAATAACTATTTTTTTGCCGTCAGCAATGATCGCGGGTCTCAGAATCACACGGTGACCCAAACCACCAGCGCTCAAAGTATCACTGAGGCGCGCACCGACGCGTCAGGTTCTAACATGTGGGAAATGGCCGGGACATCAGATGCGGCAGGTAATACGGTCAATGTCGGCAACACCGGCGGCTATATGATCGTCAATTCGACCCAGACCAATAATAATAAAACGGTTCTGGCGGATACCAAAGTCGAAGCCATCGAACAGTACGGCACGGCTACTGCCAAGGCGACCAGTACAGGCAACCTTATGATCGCCGGTAATAACGATAAATACGTCAGTATTGACAACAACCAGCTCAATTCCGGCGGCGTTCAAGCCAGCGCCGAATTTATCGGACGCGACGGCTATGATGCCTATCTGGAAACCGATGCCACCGGCAACTCAGCTATGGGCTATGCCTGCGGGGCGTGTGAACCGGACATGAGCGTCAATAATAATCAGGTCAATAATGGCGCTGTGACGGCCACCAATACGTCCACTATTACCGGCACGGGCCGCTCCGTTGTCTCGGTCGCCCGCGCCACCGGCAACACGGCGACCTATTACACATCGGGTAATCCTTAG
- a CDS encoding PAS domain-containing protein — translation MSHSSTVSFLSYWRALQQGAAQNSPLRRDETEISRAAPLRADFDPVQLKDLMPQMMMIATAGNDYRFRLTGGFLVALHGAGLKTTPFTKLFAPAHEEQLKVALNLAAHRQQPLILTASATTSGNETVRLDIAIAPLRNASGEVDRLVGLYQPKGPIPFLRRATVTAMTLHTVRLYDPERLPRESHLRLVSVKGQLIA, via the coding sequence GTGTCCCATTCCAGCACAGTCAGCTTCCTAAGCTACTGGCGCGCCCTGCAACAAGGTGCGGCCCAGAATAGCCCGTTACGTCGTGACGAGACCGAAATCTCCCGCGCAGCGCCCCTGCGCGCCGACTTTGATCCGGTTCAGCTTAAAGACCTGATGCCGCAGATGATGATGATCGCAACCGCCGGAAATGACTACAGATTTCGCCTGACGGGCGGCTTTCTGGTCGCCCTGCATGGCGCTGGCCTGAAAACCACACCGTTCACCAAACTGTTCGCGCCCGCCCATGAAGAGCAGCTTAAGGTCGCGCTCAACCTGGCCGCACATCGTCAACAGCCCCTGATCCTGACGGCGTCCGCCACCACGTCCGGAAATGAGACAGTGCGCCTTGATATCGCCATAGCCCCGCTTCGCAACGCGTCGGGTGAGGTCGATCGTCTGGTCGGACTTTACCAGCCCAAGGGGCCGATCCCGTTCTTACGCCGCGCTACGGTCACGGCCATGACACTACATACCGTCAGGCTCTACGATCCTGAACGGTTACCGCGCGAAAGCCATCTGCGTCTGGTCAGCGTCAAGGGCCAACTCATCGCTTAA
- a CDS encoding M16 family metallopeptidase — translation MLLRKTRGIFVFSLAVAMSTTALTTALAPVAVQAQAVKANPPVEFAQTKSDIPADPAARFGKLSNGMTYVIYKNATPPGTTAVRLRFDAGSLMETDAQQGLAHFLEHMAFNGSKNVPEGEMIKILERHGLKFGPDTNAYTSFDETVYMLDLPKVDPEIVDTALMLMRETASNLLLDPKAIEAERGVILGEERARASPGMRAYIAYAKKAFAGQPYPERLPIGQVEVIKSAPAQAFVDFYNDFYRPEYATLVIVGDINPDEIEAKIKAKFGDWQGKPQTKNALTNFGTYAKKGQRVHAYAEPGLPDSLSVSWFKPFDGSVETEASDFDDTLDNIISAIVNLRLERQSKAPETQFAAASFGNGSVNKTAETYSLSISPKPGQDKAALEQALMTLRQFQAYGVSQAELDRVLTEFATGLDAAAKGEKTRNTGAIAGQIIGTLGDNEVLTSPTQNLAFFNKIKSRLTLEAINAHIKALDLGDGPLIARQGSDAAKFDQAAIQATYQTLMAQAVVEPLAIDKKPWPYAQFGTPSKVVKTETLADLGVTQVTYANGLKVNIKPTTFKDNEILVTVRFAGGLQTIAPGASAPVFEASSAGVFEGGLGKLEAEDIKETLAGKIYGLSYNIGEDSATLSGGTTKDDLTTQMQVLMAFTTDTAFRANAFERLKAFVPNYYTQLQSSPNSVFSVKAPRVIRSGDDRFGIPTQDEFLKTSNDEVKAFTQTLLMKSPVEITFVGSITVEDALKQVDATFATLAPRKPLPVAPKGNVVKFPTTNLHQVFTHKGREDQNLSYIAFPTTDFFASTQTARGLELLSEVMTLRLIEEIREKQGASYGSSASSIASNSFKGFGYIGASATVKPDQDEVFYTSVMAIVDDLKTKGVTEDELLRARKPVLDKYEVTLKTNGFWAGVLPGSSTDPRKLEAVRTRKAELEKVTAADLQKLAQTYLVKDKALRLQAKPEAK, via the coding sequence ATGCTTTTGCGCAAAACCCGCGGAATTTTTGTCTTTTCTCTGGCCGTGGCTATGTCCACAACGGCGCTGACCACGGCTCTGGCTCCGGTGGCGGTTCAGGCGCAGGCCGTAAAAGCCAATCCGCCGGTTGAATTTGCCCAAACCAAAAGCGACATACCTGCCGATCCCGCCGCGCGATTTGGCAAGCTTTCCAATGGCATGACCTATGTCATCTATAAAAACGCGACCCCTCCGGGTACGACGGCGGTGCGCCTGCGCTTTGATGCCGGCTCGCTGATGGAAACCGATGCCCAGCAAGGGTTAGCCCACTTTCTTGAGCACATGGCGTTTAACGGCTCAAAGAACGTGCCCGAAGGCGAGATGATCAAAATCTTAGAGCGGCACGGCCTGAAATTCGGCCCGGACACCAACGCCTATACCTCGTTCGATGAGACGGTCTATATGCTGGACCTGCCGAAAGTCGACCCTGAAATCGTCGACACCGCCCTGATGCTGATGCGCGAAACGGCCAGCAACCTGCTGCTTGATCCTAAGGCCATTGAGGCTGAGCGCGGCGTAATCTTAGGCGAAGAACGCGCCCGCGCGTCGCCGGGGATGCGCGCCTATATCGCCTATGCCAAAAAGGCGTTTGCGGGCCAGCCCTACCCTGAGCGCCTGCCCATTGGTCAGGTCGAGGTGATCAAGTCCGCGCCCGCTCAGGCTTTTGTTGATTTCTACAACGATTTTTACCGGCCCGAATACGCCACGCTCGTGATCGTTGGCGATATCAACCCCGATGAGATTGAGGCCAAGATCAAGGCCAAGTTCGGTGACTGGCAGGGCAAACCCCAAACGAAGAACGCCCTGACCAACTTTGGCACCTATGCCAAAAAAGGCCAACGCGTTCACGCCTACGCCGAGCCCGGCCTGCCCGATTCGCTGTCGGTGTCGTGGTTTAAACCCTTTGACGGCAGCGTCGAGACTGAGGCGAGCGATTTTGATGACACCCTCGACAACATCATCAGTGCCATTGTGAACCTGCGGCTGGAACGCCAGTCAAAAGCCCCGGAAACCCAGTTCGCGGCCGCCAGCTTTGGCAACGGCAGCGTCAATAAAACCGCTGAAACCTACAGTCTGAGCATCTCTCCCAAGCCGGGACAGGACAAGGCCGCATTGGAGCAGGCCCTAATGACCCTGCGTCAGTTTCAGGCTTACGGCGTCTCTCAGGCCGAACTTGACCGCGTTCTGACCGAATTTGCCACCGGCCTTGATGCCGCCGCCAAGGGCGAAAAAACCCGCAACACCGGCGCCATTGCCGGTCAGATTATCGGCACCTTGGGCGACAATGAGGTGCTGACCTCCCCAACCCAAAATCTGGCCTTTTTCAATAAAATCAAATCCCGTCTGACGCTTGAGGCTATCAATGCCCACATCAAGGCGCTCGATCTGGGCGATGGCCCGCTGATCGCACGTCAAGGTTCGGATGCGGCCAAATTCGATCAAGCCGCCATTCAAGCGACCTATCAGACCCTGATGGCGCAAGCGGTCGTTGAGCCGCTGGCGATTGACAAAAAGCCCTGGCCCTATGCGCAGTTCGGCACCCCGTCAAAGGTCGTCAAGACCGAAACCCTTGCCGACCTTGGCGTAACGCAGGTGACCTATGCCAACGGCCTAAAGGTCAATATCAAGCCGACGACCTTTAAGGACAACGAAATTCTGGTCACCGTGCGTTTCGCGGGCGGCCTGCAAACCATTGCTCCCGGTGCCAGCGCGCCGGTGTTCGAAGCCTCATCTGCGGGTGTGTTCGAAGGCGGCCTTGGCAAGCTTGAGGCCGAAGATATCAAAGAAACTCTGGCCGGCAAGATCTACGGCCTCAGCTACAATATCGGCGAGGATTCCGCGACCTTAAGCGGCGGCACCACCAAGGACGACCTGACCACCCAGATGCAGGTTTTGATGGCCTTTACCACCGATACGGCCTTCCGCGCCAATGCGTTTGAGCGCCTGAAAGCCTTTGTGCCGAACTACTACACCCAGCTCCAGTCAAGCCCCAACAGCGTTTTCAGTGTCAAAGCCCCACGGGTTATCCGCTCCGGCGATGACCGTTTCGGTATACCGACCCAGGATGAGTTCCTTAAAACGAGCAATGATGAGGTCAAGGCCTTTACCCAGACCCTGCTGATGAAATCACCGGTCGAAATCACCTTTGTGGGCTCGATCACCGTCGAAGACGCGCTGAAACAGGTTGACGCGACCTTTGCGACCCTTGCCCCGCGTAAACCTTTGCCGGTCGCGCCCAAAGGTAATGTGGTGAAATTCCCGACCACGAACCTGCATCAGGTCTTTACCCATAAGGGCCGCGAGGACCAGAACCTGTCCTATATTGCCTTCCCGACCACCGATTTCTTCGCCAGCACCCAGACCGCACGCGGCCTTGAATTGCTGTCCGAAGTTATGACCCTGCGTCTGATCGAGGAAATCCGCGAAAAACAAGGCGCGTCCTATGGCTCGTCCGCCTCATCCATCGCGTCCAATTCTTTCAAGGGTTTTGGCTATATCGGCGCCTCAGCCACCGTCAAACCGGATCAGGATGAGGTGTTCTACACCTCGGTCATGGCCATAGTGGACGATCTGAAAACAAAGGGCGTCACTGAGGATGAACTGTTGCGTGCCCGCAAGCCCGTGCTCGACAAATACGAAGTCACCCTGAAAACCAACGGGTTCTGGGCGGGCGTCCTGCCGGGCTCATCGACTGATCCGCGCAAGCTTGAGGCCGTCCGCACCCGCAAGGCCGAACTGGAAAAGGTCACCGCTGCTGATTTGCAAAAGCTGGCGCAGACCTATCTGGTCAAAGATAAGGCCTTAAGGCTGCAGGCCAAGCCGGAAGCGAAATAA
- a CDS encoding DUF3298 and DUF4163 domain-containing protein: MPRATLSRLALAALIVSATVTACQKKPDEAPKVEAKRESTAPLSYVHNTVDAEASLYFPDSFKAHATLHETLSAQDQEALKAFANQAVTDRAGLAKDGFEQPQYFRKIVWHLTAETAGLISAYSQIEEYAGGAHGNLAFHPVLWDKAADKPLDPQTLFAAEADLKPAENYLCRQVEAERSKRAETPITQASSGFGCPKLKSAHFVLIPSTETGKAAAIDVLFAPYEVGPYAEGTYQIRLPLTVIRDAIAPAYAAQFGGNPAPLPVENLPPEALSPDQE, encoded by the coding sequence ATGCCGCGCGCCACCTTGTCCCGTCTAGCCCTTGCCGCCCTTATCGTAAGCGCCACGGTTACCGCCTGCCAGAAAAAGCCGGATGAGGCCCCGAAGGTCGAGGCTAAACGTGAGTCCACCGCGCCGCTCAGCTATGTTCACAACACCGTTGATGCCGAAGCGTCATTGTACTTCCCGGACTCGTTTAAGGCTCACGCGACCCTGCACGAAACCCTGTCGGCGCAGGATCAGGAAGCCCTCAAAGCCTTCGCCAATCAGGCTGTCACCGATCGCGCGGGATTGGCTAAGGATGGTTTTGAACAGCCGCAGTATTTCCGCAAAATCGTCTGGCACCTGACCGCCGAAACTGCGGGTCTTATCTCTGCCTATTCCCAGATCGAGGAATATGCCGGTGGGGCCCACGGCAACCTCGCCTTCCATCCGGTGTTGTGGGATAAGGCGGCCGACAAACCGCTCGATCCGCAAACCCTGTTTGCCGCCGAGGCTGACCTGAAACCGGCCGAAAACTACCTGTGCCGTCAGGTCGAGGCCGAGCGTTCCAAACGCGCGGAAACCCCGATCACACAGGCCAGTTCCGGCTTTGGTTGCCCCAAGCTAAAATCGGCTCATTTTGTGCTGATCCCCTCGACCGAAACCGGTAAGGCCGCCGCCATCGACGTGCTGTTCGCACCCTATGAGGTTGGCCCCTATGCCGAAGGCACCTATCAGATCCGCTTGCCGCTTACAGTGATCCGTGACGCGATCGCCCCGGCCTATGCGGCGCAATTCGGCGGCAATCCGGCGCCTTTGCCGGTGGAAAACCTGCCGCCAGAAGCCCTATCGCCTGATCAGGAATGA
- a CDS encoding class I SAM-dependent methyltransferase, giving the protein MIDRKAFITANTVARPVPSVPLIMLYQADDATALWQMTEADLDQHLLPPPFWAFAWSGGQALSRYVLENPEIVAGKTVLDLACGSGMVGIAAALAGAAHVTANDIDPYCEAAVSLNAGLNHCQIAFLGGDLLTAGLPDVEVVLAGDIAYERPMAEAMLTVLRAEIAKGKTVYIGDPHRTYFPKSGLRRCADYKITTSADLEDKPVKPTTVWRL; this is encoded by the coding sequence ATGATTGACCGTAAGGCGTTTATAACTGCCAACACAGTCGCGCGGCCCGTCCCCTCCGTGCCGCTGATAATGCTCTATCAGGCCGATGACGCGACCGCCCTGTGGCAGATGACCGAGGCCGATCTGGATCAGCACCTGTTACCGCCGCCGTTCTGGGCCTTTGCCTGGTCTGGCGGTCAAGCGCTGAGCCGATATGTGCTGGAAAATCCTGAGATCGTCGCAGGTAAAACTGTGCTTGATCTGGCGTGCGGGTCAGGCATGGTCGGCATTGCCGCCGCTCTGGCAGGTGCCGCCCACGTCACCGCCAATGATATCGATCCCTATTGCGAGGCCGCCGTTAGCCTCAACGCAGGTCTCAACCATTGCCAGATTGCGTTCCTCGGCGGTGATCTGTTGACCGCAGGCCTGCCCGATGTCGAGGTCGTTCTGGCCGGTGACATCGCCTATGAACGCCCGATGGCGGAGGCCATGCTGACAGTTTTGCGCGCTGAGATCGCTAAAGGTAAAACCGTCTATATCGGCGACCCGCACCGGACCTACTTTCCGAAATCGGGGCTTAGGCGCTGCGCCGATTATAAAATTACGACCTCAGCCGACCTTGAGGACAAGCCCGTCAAACCCACGACCGTCTGGAGACTTTAG
- the ppk2 gene encoding polyphosphate kinase 2: MAKSDKKKAAEDRLEALQVNLVDAQIWAQSAGKRICIVFEGRDAAGKDGAIKRITEHLAVRQTQVVALPKPSDREKTQWWFQRYIPHLPAAGEWTIFNRSWYNRAGVEKVMGFSTVEEQARFIKDVPQFESMLIHDDIILIKLWLDISQDEQKKRLDERRSDPLKRLKVSPLDAVAQEKWADYSAARDEMLKASHTKQAPWTCIKTDDKTAARENIIRHILSTIDECQYTNPVPKPDGDIVFSFDAVTKGKRSLNP; encoded by the coding sequence ATGGCAAAATCTGACAAAAAGAAAGCCGCCGAAGACCGGCTGGAGGCCTTACAGGTCAATCTGGTCGATGCCCAGATCTGGGCACAAAGTGCCGGAAAACGCATCTGCATCGTCTTCGAAGGCCGCGATGCCGCGGGCAAAGACGGCGCCATAAAGCGCATCACTGAGCATCTGGCGGTCCGTCAAACTCAGGTGGTCGCCCTGCCTAAACCCTCCGACCGTGAAAAGACCCAGTGGTGGTTTCAGCGCTATATCCCTCATCTTCCTGCCGCCGGCGAATGGACGATCTTTAACCGGTCCTGGTACAATCGCGCCGGGGTCGAGAAAGTCATGGGCTTTTCCACAGTTGAGGAACAGGCCCGCTTCATCAAGGACGTGCCGCAATTTGAATCCATGTTGATTCATGACGATATTATCCTGATCAAGCTGTGGCTTGACATATCTCAGGACGAGCAGAAAAAACGGCTGGATGAACGCCGATCCGATCCGCTGAAACGGCTTAAGGTCTCTCCGCTTGATGCGGTGGCGCAGGAAAAATGGGCCGATTATTCCGCGGCCCGCGATGAGATGCTGAAAGCCTCTCACACAAAACAGGCGCCGTGGACCTGCATCAAGACGGATGATAAGACGGCGGCGCGTGAAAACATTATCCGCCACATATTATCAACGATTGATGAGTGCCAATATACAAATCCGGTGCCTAAACCCGACGGCGATATCGTTTTTTCGTTTGATGCCGTCACCAAAGGCAAACGCAGCCTAAATCCATAA